The Cynocephalus volans isolate mCynVol1 chromosome 2, mCynVol1.pri, whole genome shotgun sequence genome window below encodes:
- the GNRH1 gene encoding progonadoliberin-1, with product MFLRMELIPKLLAGLMLLTFCVEGCSGQHWSYGLRPGGKRNAENLIDSFREIAQEVDKLAEPQHVECTIHQPRSSLRDLKGVLESLIEEETGQKKI from the exons ATGTTCCTTAGAATGGAGCTGATTCCAAAACTTCTAGCTGGACTTATGCTGCTGACCTTCTGCGTGGAGGGTTGCTCTGGCCAACACTGGTCCTATGGGTTGCGCcctggaggaaagagaaatgctgaAAATTTGATTGATTCCTTCCGAGAG ATAGCCCAGGAGGTGGACAAACTAGCAGAACCCCAGCACGTGGAATGTACCATCCACCAGCCACGTTCTTCCCTCAGAGACCTGAAGGGAGTTCTG GAAAGTCTGATTGAAGAGGAAACTGGGCAAAAGAAGATTTAA